TGGTAGTGGTAAGACTACATTACTCAATTGTATATCAACTATTGATATGGTAACTTCAGGCAAGATATTAATTGAAGATAAAGATATTACTACACTAAGATCAAAGCAATTGTCTAGATTCAGACGTGAAAATCTAGGATTCATATTCCAAGACTTCAATCTGCTTGATACACTTACAGCATATGAAAATATAGCTATTGCACTTACTATACTAAAAGTAGATTCCAAAAAGATTGATGGAATGATAAAAGATATCTCACATAAGTTGAATATTACAGATATACTAAACAAATATCCTTATCAATTATCTGGTGGTCAAAAGCAAAGAGTAGCCAGTGCTAGAGCAATTATAACGAATCCTTCTATGATTCTAGCAGATGAACCTACAGGAGCCCTTGACAGTAAATCTTCAAAAATGCTGTTAGAGAGTTTTGATAAATTGAATTCAGAACTTAATGCAACTATTCTCATGGTTACACATGATGCATTTGCAGCAAGCTATTGTAATAGAATCCTATTCATTAAGGATGGTAAACTATTCAATGAACTCATAAAAGGCAATGATACAAGAAAAGAATTTTTTGATAGAATTATTGAGGTTATATCTCTTCTCGGAGGTGATAATACCGATGTATATTAAACTTTCTTATAAAAATGCTTCAAAGAGTATAAAAGACTATGGTATCTATTTCTTGACCTTAGTTTTTGGTGTATGCGTATTTTATATGTTTAATGCTATTGATGCTCAAAAAG
The window above is part of the Vallitalea guaymasensis genome. Proteins encoded here:
- a CDS encoding ABC transporter ATP-binding protein: MKTILQVKNIEKYYGNKGNVTRAINNISFDVQEGEYIGIMGASGSGKTTLLNCISTIDMVTSGKILIEDKDITTLRSKQLSRFRRENLGFIFQDFNLLDTLTAYENIAIALTILKVDSKKIDGMIKDISHKLNITDILNKYPYQLSGGQKQRVASARAIITNPSMILADEPTGALDSKSSKMLLESFDKLNSELNATILMVTHDAFAASYCNRILFIKDGKLFNELIKGNDTRKEFFDRIIEVISLLGGDNTDVY